A part of Streptomyces sp. NBC_01451 genomic DNA contains:
- a CDS encoding Rv1733c family protein gives MRRDTRTKQRLWRWRSNPLRRPDDIVEAWIVLIVWTAVALGGTLAGLVAGQSVAESLARQRDGRHSVPAVLLEDTPAVVVTEAGSDRPQVLAKVRWTAADDSAQTGEAKVDTGREGGSGVTIWLDGQGRPTTEPTTPGQATVYAGYAGTAVALGVGGLTYAAGRVVRGRLDRRRIDQWGREWDEVGPQWIRKTT, from the coding sequence TGCGCAGGGACACGCGTACGAAGCAGAGGCTGTGGAGGTGGCGGAGCAATCCGCTGCGGCGCCCCGACGACATCGTCGAGGCCTGGATCGTACTGATCGTGTGGACGGCCGTCGCGCTGGGCGGCACGCTCGCCGGCCTGGTCGCCGGGCAGTCCGTCGCCGAGTCCCTCGCGCGGCAGCGGGACGGGCGCCACTCCGTCCCGGCGGTGCTCCTCGAAGACACTCCGGCAGTCGTGGTGACGGAGGCGGGATCCGACCGCCCGCAGGTCCTCGCGAAGGTGCGCTGGACCGCCGCGGACGACTCCGCGCAGACCGGCGAAGCCAAGGTGGACACCGGCCGCGAGGGCGGTTCGGGGGTGACGATCTGGCTGGACGGCCAGGGGCGACCCACCACGGAGCCGACGACTCCCGGCCAGGCCACCGTGTACGCCGGCTACGCGGGTACGGCAGTCGCACTCGGGGTCGGCGGCCTCACGTACGCGGCCGGGCGGGTCGTACGCGGCCGGCTGGACCGGCGGCGCATCGACCAGTGGGGCCGGGAGTGGGACGAGGTCGGCCCCCAGTGGATCCGCAAGACCACCTGA
- a CDS encoding vitamin K epoxide reductase family protein → MTDGSTRTVHHLTTTSHQDGRERVITPKGATGASVAFAWLLIVSGALGILASFVITIDKFQLLKDPAFSPSCNISPVLSCSNVMSSDQASAFGFPNPLLGLAAYPVVAFVGFALLAGARFRRWFWLGLNLGTLFGAVFCMWLMTQALYEIGALCLWCCLAWAATIAMFWYTTVHNLRHGVVRAPRGVVAGALEFHWAVPVTWYLAIVMLIGTRFWSYWQTLL, encoded by the coding sequence ATGACCGACGGCAGCACAAGGACCGTGCACCACCTCACCACCACCTCTCACCAAGACGGACGGGAGCGGGTGATCACACCGAAGGGAGCGACCGGGGCTTCGGTCGCCTTCGCCTGGCTGCTGATCGTGTCGGGAGCGCTGGGCATCCTCGCCTCCTTCGTGATCACCATCGACAAGTTCCAGCTCCTCAAGGACCCGGCCTTCTCGCCCTCCTGCAACATCAGCCCGGTGCTGTCCTGCTCGAACGTGATGAGCAGCGACCAGGCGTCCGCCTTCGGCTTCCCCAACCCCCTGCTGGGCCTGGCGGCGTATCCGGTGGTCGCCTTCGTCGGGTTCGCGCTGTTGGCAGGGGCACGCTTCCGCCGCTGGTTCTGGCTCGGACTGAACCTGGGCACACTGTTCGGCGCGGTCTTCTGCATGTGGCTGATGACGCAGGCGCTGTACGAGATCGGGGCGCTGTGCCTGTGGTGCTGCCTGGCCTGGGCGGCCACCATCGCCATGTTCTGGTACACGACCGTCCACAACCTCCGCCACGGTGTCGTCCGTGCCCCGCGGGGAGTGGTCGCGGGGGCGCTGGAGTTCCACTGGGCCGTACCGGTCACCTGGTACCTGGCCATCGTGATGCTGATCGGGACCCGGTTCTGGTCCTACTGGCAGACACTGCTCTGA
- a CDS encoding hydrogenase maturation protease: MPTRTRVAVIGVGNDFRRDDGVGWAVLARLRERAGGRPLPPDTVLATCDGDPGRLIGLWQGARLAVVVDAAHAHPGTPGRVHRLALDAGLLEQPSATSSHGLGLGEAVELARVLDLMPDRLVVYAVEGAESDLGTGLSPAVAAAVDPLAEAVEDEITRNSGMTARRPT; the protein is encoded by the coding sequence ATGCCGACACGCACGCGGGTCGCCGTCATAGGCGTCGGGAACGACTTCCGGCGCGACGACGGCGTGGGCTGGGCCGTGCTCGCCCGGCTGCGGGAACGGGCCGGGGGCCGACCGCTGCCGCCGGACACCGTCCTGGCCACCTGCGACGGCGACCCCGGGCGGCTGATCGGGCTGTGGCAGGGCGCCCGGCTCGCCGTGGTCGTGGACGCGGCCCATGCCCACCCGGGCACCCCCGGCCGCGTCCACCGCCTCGCGCTCGACGCCGGACTCCTCGAACAGCCGTCGGCCACCAGCTCGCACGGGCTCGGACTCGGCGAGGCCGTAGAGCTCGCACGGGTGCTGGATCTGATGCCGGACCGTCTGGTCGTCTACGCCGTGGAGGGCGCCGAGAGCGACCTCGGCACCGGTCTCTCCCCCGCCGTCGCCGCCGCCGTGGATCCCCTCGCGGAGGCCGTCGAGGACGAGATCACGCGGAACAGCGGCATGACAGCCAGGAGGCCGACATGA
- the hypF gene encoding carbamoyltransferase HypF encodes MNVRRFRVEGVVQGVGFRPFVYRTAAELGLAGWVANVNGHVEGEIAGPPRAIAEFASRLRTGAPVLARVRRVQLTGSPRQSAYDEGFQVRGSAPGHADPAPREIPPDAAICDACLRELRDPRDRRHRYPFINCTDCGPRATIIEDLPYDRIRTTMRRFPLCARCAAEYADPRDRRFHAEPVACPVCGPQPAWEGLRGEDALRAAVKTVAGGGIVALKGLGGYQLVCDAGDPRAVAELRRRKQRPAKPFAVMVRDIAAAARLARIGATERQALTSPERPVVLLARRRWRGAVAPLAPGVHPGLSRVGLLLPTTGLHHILLDDLARPLVVTSGNLSDEPIAIDDAEAARTLASVADGFLTHDRPIRSRYDDSVVQFTGRTRITVRRARGLAPAPMALPVREPVAGAGAQLKHTFALAAHGRAHLGPHTGDLADLPTYDAFLSSYEHLKQLTGIEPVALAHDLHPGYLSTRWAEAQPLRRIPVQHHHAHVAACAAEHGVRGPFTGVAYDGLGLGDDGTLWGGEILVADLVGYRRVGRFATAPLPGGDAAVRHPSRTALGQLLGSETLGSPRPYPWLARSFTDRLDPAEVSTVRAMIARDVNCPRASSAGRLFDTVAALLGLAAEVGYEGEAAVLLETAAGDAHAVPLAHRVVRVRDLWVYDPSPTLVDLLERQLSGEPTARLAAAFHLTLSIVTADLVARAVAEGAPRTVCLGGGCFVNRRLLTEVKRRLHAQGLRVLVGGQVPVGDGGISYGQAAVAAAHLARER; translated from the coding sequence ATGAACGTGCGCCGCTTCCGGGTGGAGGGCGTCGTCCAGGGCGTCGGGTTCCGCCCGTTCGTGTACCGCACGGCGGCCGAACTCGGCCTGGCCGGCTGGGTGGCCAACGTCAACGGCCATGTGGAGGGCGAGATCGCCGGACCGCCCCGCGCGATCGCGGAGTTCGCGTCCCGGCTGCGCACCGGCGCACCGGTGCTCGCCCGGGTGCGCCGCGTCCAACTCACCGGCAGCCCGCGGCAGTCGGCGTACGACGAGGGTTTCCAGGTACGCGGCAGCGCACCCGGTCACGCGGACCCGGCACCGCGCGAGATCCCGCCCGACGCGGCGATCTGCGACGCCTGTCTGCGTGAACTGCGCGATCCGCGCGACCGGCGACACCGCTACCCGTTCATCAACTGCACGGACTGCGGGCCGCGTGCCACGATCATCGAGGACCTGCCGTACGACCGGATCCGCACGACCATGCGCCGCTTCCCGCTGTGCGCGCGGTGCGCGGCCGAGTACGCCGACCCCCGCGACCGGCGCTTCCACGCCGAACCCGTCGCCTGCCCCGTCTGTGGGCCGCAGCCCGCCTGGGAGGGTCTGCGCGGCGAGGACGCGCTGCGGGCGGCGGTCAAGACCGTCGCCGGGGGCGGGATCGTCGCGCTGAAGGGCCTCGGCGGCTACCAGCTGGTGTGCGACGCGGGTGATCCGCGGGCCGTGGCGGAGCTGCGCCGCCGCAAGCAGCGCCCGGCGAAACCGTTCGCCGTCATGGTGCGCGACATCGCGGCGGCGGCCCGGCTGGCGCGGATCGGCGCCACGGAACGCCAGGCCCTGACGTCTCCGGAGCGCCCCGTGGTGCTCCTCGCCCGCCGCCGGTGGCGCGGAGCGGTGGCTCCGCTCGCCCCCGGGGTGCACCCCGGCCTGTCCCGGGTCGGCCTGCTGCTGCCCACCACCGGCCTGCACCACATCCTCCTCGACGACCTGGCCCGGCCGCTCGTGGTCACCAGCGGCAACCTCAGTGACGAGCCGATCGCCATCGACGACGCGGAGGCCGCGCGCACCCTGGCCTCGGTCGCGGACGGCTTCCTCACGCACGACCGGCCGATCCGGTCCCGGTACGACGACTCGGTGGTGCAGTTCACCGGGCGCACCCGGATCACGGTCCGCCGCGCCCGCGGACTGGCCCCGGCCCCGATGGCGCTTCCCGTGCGCGAGCCGGTCGCCGGGGCCGGCGCCCAGCTGAAGCACACGTTCGCCCTCGCCGCCCACGGGCGGGCCCACCTCGGGCCGCACACCGGGGACCTGGCCGACCTGCCGACGTACGACGCGTTCCTGTCGTCGTACGAACACCTCAAGCAGCTCACCGGCATAGAACCGGTGGCCCTGGCCCATGATCTGCACCCCGGCTATCTGTCCACGCGGTGGGCCGAGGCACAGCCGCTGCGCCGGATCCCGGTGCAGCACCACCACGCGCATGTGGCCGCCTGCGCCGCCGAGCACGGGGTGCGGGGCCCGTTCACCGGCGTCGCCTACGACGGGCTGGGGCTGGGTGACGACGGCACCCTGTGGGGCGGCGAGATCCTCGTCGCCGATCTGGTCGGCTACCGCCGCGTGGGCAGGTTCGCGACCGCGCCGCTGCCCGGCGGCGACGCGGCGGTGCGCCACCCGTCCCGCACCGCCCTCGGCCAGCTGCTGGGTAGCGAGACACTCGGTTCGCCGCGCCCGTATCCGTGGCTCGCCCGGTCCTTCACGGACCGGCTCGATCCGGCCGAGGTCTCCACCGTGCGCGCCATGATCGCCCGGGACGTCAACTGTCCACGGGCGTCCAGCGCGGGGCGGCTCTTCGACACGGTCGCCGCGCTGCTCGGCCTCGCCGCCGAGGTCGGTTACGAGGGCGAGGCGGCCGTCCTGCTCGAAACGGCGGCGGGCGACGCGCACGCCGTACCGCTCGCCCACCGCGTCGTGCGGGTGCGGGACCTGTGGGTGTACGACCCCTCGCCGACGCTGGTCGACCTGCTGGAGCGGCAGCTGAGCGGTGAGCCGACGGCCCGGCTGGCCGCGGCCTTCCACCTGACGCTCTCGATCGTCACCGCGGATCTCGTCGCCCGGGCCGTGGCCGAGGGCGCACCCCGCACCGTGTGCCTGGGCGGCGGCTGCTTCGTCAACCGCAGGCTGCTCACCGAGGTGAAGCGCCGGCTGCACGCCCAGGGGCTCCGGGTACTGGTGGGCGGTCAGGTCCCGGTCGGGGACGGCGGCATCAGCTACGGCCAGGCGGCGGTCGCGGCCGCGCACCTGGCCAGGGAGAGGTGA
- a CDS encoding HypC/HybG/HupF family hydrogenase formation chaperone: protein MCLGIPGRVVEIHDDAGLRMATVDFGGVRREVCLSCTPEADIGSYVIVHVGFAITRVDEAEAHRTLDVLRAMAGAVEGELGEALR, encoded by the coding sequence ATGTGCCTGGGCATCCCGGGACGGGTCGTCGAGATCCACGACGACGCCGGACTGCGCATGGCGACCGTCGACTTCGGCGGGGTACGGCGCGAGGTCTGCCTCAGCTGCACACCGGAGGCGGACATCGGGTCGTACGTGATCGTGCACGTCGGCTTCGCGATCACGCGGGTCGACGAGGCGGAGGCACACCGCACGCTCGACGTGCTGCGGGCGATGGCCGGCGCGGTCGAGGGCGAGCTGGGCGAGGCGCTGCGTTAG